The following are encoded in a window of Candidatus Desulfatibia profunda genomic DNA:
- the rpmE gene encoding 50S ribosomal protein L31, with the protein MKPDIHPEYVKTIIKCACGNELEAGSTKPDIRVEICSKCHPFFTGKQKLVDTAGRIERFRRKYEKFQNKDSE; encoded by the coding sequence ATGAAACCGGACATTCATCCTGAGTATGTTAAGACAATCATTAAATGTGCCTGTGGCAATGAATTGGAAGCCGGCTCGACAAAACCGGATATTCGCGTGGAGATATGTTCAAAGTGCCATCCATTTTTTACCGGCAAACAGAAGCTTGTGGACACAGCCGGCCGAATTGAGCGCTTCCGCAGGAAATATGAGAAATTTCAAAATAAAGATTCAGAATAA
- the prfA gene encoding peptide chain release factor 1 — protein MYEQLNGVENRFSELERLLSDPKIFQDRELYRKYSREHADLNKIVSVFRSYKQTLKELVDSKELLKDQDPAIKEMARDEVENLTLRKNSLEDDLKQLLLPKDPNDNKNVIIEIRAGTGGEEATLFAGDLFRMYNRYAENKNWKVEVMTHHPTDVGGFKEIIAMVHGQGSYSCFKYESGTHRVQRVPVTEAQGRIHTSAVTVAVLPEAEEVELTIDSSEIKVDVFRSTGPGGQSVNTTDSAVRLTHLPTGIVVTCQDEKSQLKNKNKGMKVLRARILDRMVREQEQKRSEERKSQIGDGDRSGRIRTYNFPQGRVTDHRIGLTLYKLESILQGELNEIIEKLTAYYQAQALQNGESS, from the coding sequence ATGTATGAACAATTAAACGGTGTTGAGAATCGCTTTTCAGAGCTTGAAAGGCTTTTAAGTGATCCTAAAATTTTTCAGGATCGGGAGCTATACCGCAAGTATAGCCGGGAACATGCCGATCTTAATAAGATTGTATCGGTTTTCCGGTCGTACAAACAGACCCTGAAAGAGCTTGTTGACAGCAAGGAGCTTTTAAAAGATCAAGACCCGGCTATTAAAGAGATGGCGCGCGATGAGGTGGAGAATCTGACCTTACGGAAAAATAGCCTCGAAGATGATCTTAAGCAGCTGCTTTTGCCGAAGGATCCGAATGATAACAAAAACGTTATTATTGAAATACGCGCGGGGACTGGCGGGGAGGAAGCCACCCTGTTTGCTGGCGATCTCTTCAGGATGTACAACAGGTATGCTGAGAACAAAAACTGGAAAGTTGAAGTCATGACCCATCATCCAACCGATGTCGGCGGTTTCAAAGAGATTATCGCCATGGTTCACGGCCAGGGTTCCTACAGTTGTTTCAAATATGAAAGCGGCACCCATCGCGTTCAGCGCGTACCGGTGACCGAAGCTCAGGGACGGATACATACTTCTGCGGTTACTGTTGCGGTTCTGCCCGAAGCCGAAGAGGTCGAACTTACCATTGACTCCAGTGAGATTAAAGTTGATGTGTTTCGATCAACCGGACCGGGCGGTCAGAGTGTAAATACAACCGATTCAGCGGTGCGATTGACCCATCTGCCGACCGGAATCGTAGTTACCTGCCAGGATGAAAAGTCGCAATTGAAAAACAAGAACAAGGGAATGAAAGTTCTGCGGGCTCGTATTCTTGATCGCATGGTCAGAGAGCAGGAACAAAAAAGATCCGAAGAGCGTAAAAGTCAAATCGGAGACGGAGATAGAAGCGGCAGAATCAGGACCTATAATTTCCCTCAGGGAAGGGTTACCGATCACCGGATCGGCCTTACCCTTTATAAGCTGGAAAGTATTCTGCAGGGTGAACTTAACGAAATAATTGAAAAGCTTACCGCATACTATCAGGCCCAGGCATTGCAGAATGGAGAATCATCCTAA